GACCACAGTTTTACATTGGGGATCTCTACGGTTACTTTTCCTTCATTACCCGAAAAAGTAATGGGAACTTCAATCTCTTTTCCATCTCCACTTACAGTTACATAAGCACTATTGGTTCTACCTGCTTTTTCAACAAGTATGTCTACTTTTCCAGTAGTAGCATTAAAGTCTGTTTTAACTGTTACATCTTTAATTGATGATGCTGCTGGTACAGAATACAACCAAACTGCTCGATTCAAACCTGTATAGGGAAAGAAATCGAAACTTGCTTTAGGATAACTGCTAAAAGGGCTGCCTGCTACATTACCTGTTGCTACACGATCTGGTTTTAATATATTTTCAATCTGAATAGAAATTCGATTGCTAGTACCCCATTTTACCATCGAACTAATATCAAAAGCAAATGGAATATGACCACCCTCATGCATACCTAGTGGTGTGCCATTAATCCAAATTTTAGCAGCATAGTTGGCAGAACCCACACGAATAAAAATCTGCTCTCCTTTCCAACCATTTGGTATAAATGTTTCTGTTTCGTACCAAGCTAAATCCAGATAATTGTGTGTGTCATTAAACTGATCGTTCCAACTGCTGGGCACAGCAATAGAGCGAAAATCTGTTAAGCCGTTAAACAATTTTTTTTCTTCACCAACACCTAAAGAATCTTTCTTAAACTTCCATATACCTGACAAGTTTAATGTGTTCCGAAAATCATTTTGTTGAGGAAACAATGCAATGTCTTTTGGGTTTGCCAGTGTAAATTCTTGAGCAAAAGAACTTGCTGCAAAACTGAGAAGGATAATTAAATTTATTATACTTTTAGTCATTTGATAAGGCTTTAGTTTTCAATTCATATTTACTGCCTAAACTTAGCTTATCTGGCTTTAGAAAGCGTTCCGATTATAAAGCCCACTGAATATGAACACATTTAAACCTTAAAAGTGCTTGTTTACTTTGTTATCACATTCCTTTTTCAAGCTTTTGGCTAACTGACTTTTTATATTCACTCGGAGTCATTTCTGTATGTTTTTTAAAGAAATTATTAAAAGCAGTTTTAGAATTGAAGCCACATTCGTAGGCAATCCCCACAAATGTAAAAGATTGATATTGGGCAGAACTAATCATTTCCTTTGCATGCTCAACTCTGTATTCATTCACGAATGTGAAAAAATTTTTTTGCAACTCTTCATTCAACACCTGAGTAATATGGTGTTTAGGTATTTTAGTTTGCAAAGCTAATTTGGCAACAGTTAACTCATTGTCTTTCCAAGCTTCTGTTTCTTCCATAAAATCAATTAACTTTTTAAGATGCTCATTTGCTTGCTCATCTTTTAATCCAGATTTCTGGTATTTACCCGTTGCGGTCTCTTCTGTTTCCTTAATTAAAGGTTTTTGCTGATAACCCCAAATACTCACCATATATACATACACCAATAGCGAAACATCTCTGGTTAAATCGATATATTGGGTAACAATCTTATAATTGTTTAAAATACTAATTACAACAATAATGTTGTACACAATGAGAAATGAAATTACTAAAACGTGCAGCCAAATTAGGTTGATGGAAGCTGATTTATAAGAGTAAATCTCTTTGATTTTGCTGCGAAACTGCTTTACATTTTTGAGCGCTAAAATTCCATAAAACCATAAAAAGAATAAGTAACAATAGCCCAAAATATCCCTTAGCCATAATTGCTTATTGTATTGAACTAGGTTAGATAAAAAATCAGACTTTCCACCAAAACCATAAATTATTAAAGCTAGTACTAACAAAATAGTTGACGTAAAATGCAGTAGATCAGATAGTTTAAATTGTTCTATCTCTTTTGTAAGGTACTTGGAGTACAAGTACAAAGATGCCGGATATACAAAAGAAATACTTAAAGAAAATATCCAAGTGTCGTTTTGGATGTGCAATTGATATTGAATAATGTTTAGCAAAAACATGCATGTGACTGCTAATAAAAGCACGCAAAGTAATCCATCAGCAATTTTAAAAGGCCGCTTTAGTAAGAAGATTAGTATTGTAAATAATGCCTGTGCAAAACCGATGTATATTATTGGTACTTCCATTTTCAATAATATCGATTTTTGGGAATTTTAACTACCAGACAGCCAATCCAAAAATGTACTTGCCTTTTCTTTGCTTACAGTCACACTATCGTTAAGAGGCACTTTTAAATTAACCCAAAGCTTTCTACCCAAGCGATTAGAAACATCTACAATAGCTTCGCGATTTACCAAGCTTTGCCTGTTGGTCCTAAAGAAATATTTACTAGTTAACTTCTCCAGCTCTTCTAAACTTTTACTTGGGAAGTAAATTTTCTTATCGAATGTGATGAGGTGAACTATCTGATTTTCCAGATAAAAAGCAGCAATATCTTGTAGTTTTATAGGCAGGATTTTTTCTTTATAATGAACAAGAATCGTTGAAGGCGGCTCAGTTTCGCGGTTTTCTAGCAATTGTATTACCTTGTTAAATTGAGGCGTAATTGGTGATTGCTTTTGCTGTGTAATTCTGAAATACTTATCGAGTGCAGCACCTACAGTTGAGAGGGTAAATGGTTTGAGCAGATAGTCGATACCATTGGCATTAAAAGCCGATAGAGCATATTCATCATAAGCAGTACAAAAAATCACAGGCACTTGTAAACCAGTAGATTTAAATACTTCGAAGCTTAATCCATCACCCAATTCAATATCACTAAAAATTAAATCCGGTTCTTTTTCTTGCTCAAAATACCTAATGGCTTCTTTTACCGAACTTAATATTGCTGGTATTTCTATTTGTTCGTCATACTCTTTTATAGTAGATGCTAAATCGTTGGCGGTTAACTTTTCATCTTCAATAATTACTATTTTCATTTTCTAACAATTTTATCTTTACGGTAAATGTATTTTCATCTTGAGAGATTTCAATTTCATCTCCCGAGATAAGTCTGTAACGCTCAGAAAGATTGTATAATCCCTGACTTGTAGAAGACTCTTTATTCTTTTTAGACTGAAGATTGTTAGTAACTTCAATATAATCTCCTACAAGTTTTACAGTAATTTGTAAGGGAGACTCTTCTGTAAGGATGTTGTGTTTAATGGCATTTTCTATTAAAACCTGAATAGAAAAATAAGGTAAAAACTTTTTATGCTTTACTTCTTCTGGTAAATCGAAATCAAAAATTAATGCTTCACCAAAACGTATTTGCTGCATTTTTATATAATCTGCGCAAAGCAGAAGCTCTTTGCTTAATCTCACTGTTTTTGAATCTCTATCTGAAATGGAAGCACGTAAAAAATTAGCCAAATGTACTAGATATTCTTCTCCCTGATTGATGTCTTGTTTGTACAATGTTTTTATGGTACTTAACACATTAAACAAAAAGTGAGGATGTATTTGTTGTTTTAACATTTGGTTGGCCGTTTCACTTACAATGGACTTTAGCTGTAGATTTTCTATTTCTGAATACATTTTAGCATGTCGCATATAAACATATCTGAAAAAGAATATGATAAGCATATTCATTAACCAGCTAGATAAACACAAGATGACAAAAACTCGGAATTTGGTAAACCAAATGAAAGGATCGACGCCAGCTAATGGTGAAAAAACAACCCAAGAAAAGTAGTAAGTTGGAGGACTTATTAATAATGATAAAAGGAACCTATTTCTTAACTTTTTAGACTGTGTAATTTCTTCTAATAACTCATCATCAAATACATAGATATTTACTATGCCGATTAGCAAAAGTGTAAAACCTCCCATGCTTGCAAATACTATCGCATGGTAAAAGTCCATTTCTGAAATCGAAAGCGATATAAGTGATATTAAGGTGATAACCACCGCCAGTAGAATATTAATCTTTAATAAAATTCCTTTTGGTGGTTTGTTTCCCATAGTTCTAATTTATCTGTTGAAATAGGTTGTAAATATACAACTAAACTAGTTAGCTAAACCCTTCCAAAATGGCAAAAAAGAAATACCTACTTGTGCATAAGGAACTAATCCTATTTTATTTTTCAAAAATGCACCTATGGTTTTACCCTGCTCTGTTACTT
This genomic window from Chondrinema litorale contains:
- a CDS encoding LytR/AlgR family response regulator transcription factor yields the protein MKIVIIEDEKLTANDLASTIKEYDEQIEIPAILSSVKEAIRYFEQEKEPDLIFSDIELGDGLSFEVFKSTGLQVPVIFCTAYDEYALSAFNANGIDYLLKPFTLSTVGAALDKYFRITQQKQSPITPQFNKVIQLLENRETEPPSTILVHYKEKILPIKLQDIAAFYLENQIVHLITFDKKIYFPSKSLEELEKLTSKYFFRTNRQSLVNREAIVDVSNRLGRKLWVNLKVPLNDSVTVSKEKASTFLDWLSGS
- a CDS encoding helix-turn-helix domain-containing protein is translated as MEVPIIYIGFAQALFTILIFLLKRPFKIADGLLCVLLLAVTCMFLLNIIQYQLHIQNDTWIFSLSISFVYPASLYLYSKYLTKEIEQFKLSDLLHFTSTILLVLALIIYGFGGKSDFLSNLVQYNKQLWLRDILGYCYLFFLWFYGILALKNVKQFRSKIKEIYSYKSASINLIWLHVLVISFLIVYNIIVVISILNNYKIVTQYIDLTRDVSLLVYVYMVSIWGYQQKPLIKETEETATGKYQKSGLKDEQANEHLKKLIDFMEETEAWKDNELTVAKLALQTKIPKHHITQVLNEELQKNFFTFVNEYRVEHAKEMISSAQYQSFTFVGIAYECGFNSKTAFNNFFKKHTEMTPSEYKKSVSQKLEKGM
- a CDS encoding sensor histidine kinase, giving the protein MGNKPPKGILLKINILLAVVITLISLISLSISEMDFYHAIVFASMGGFTLLLIGIVNIYVFDDELLEEITQSKKLRNRFLLSLLISPPTYYFSWVVFSPLAGVDPFIWFTKFRVFVILCLSSWLMNMLIIFFFRYVYMRHAKMYSEIENLQLKSIVSETANQMLKQQIHPHFLFNVLSTIKTLYKQDINQGEEYLVHLANFLRASISDRDSKTVRLSKELLLCADYIKMQQIRFGEALIFDFDLPEEVKHKKFLPYFSIQVLIENAIKHNILTEESPLQITVKLVGDYIEVTNNLQSKKNKESSTSQGLYNLSERYRLISGDEIEISQDENTFTVKIKLLENENSNY